tatgaTCTAATGTCTCTATTGTGACTAGCAGCATTAACCTGTTAAATTGAGACTGTCATGCAATCTTTTTAGTTTGACCTGGTGGCTGCATTTTATTGATGTGTTGCATGTTCACAGGATGTCGATAATGCGTCCTTGGCTCGCCTAGACTTGGAGCGCAAGGTGGAATCCCTACAAGAGGAGATAATTTTCCTGAAGAAACTTCATGATGAGGTATATGATGACTGTTCAGTTTTATGCATCAAAATGGTTTCCTGCATGTGACCGTTACAGAGCCCTGAGTGGATCATGAGATTGGCAAAGAAGGACATTGGCATGGAGATTAGCAAATTGTGTCAAGAGGATGAAGAGTATTATTAGACTAGCCCTTACAAAACAGGAGAGGCTCAGGACAAGTCTGAAACATGCAATACAATGGACCAAATACCGTAACTTTAATCATGGACAAACACTAATCAATATGCAAATCAAAGGGTTAAACAGGATGTATTTAAATTGACAATCTTAACATGGCAACTGAATTCTCTTcagtgtaaaaatgtaatacatGGATGTTGCATATGTTTTATAAAGGAAGCttctgtgcatttttaaaaaaaaaacaaaactcaagCTTTCCCCTTTGACTTGCCTGCAGGAGATTGCTGAGCTGCAGACCCAGATACATGATCAGCATGTGCAGGTTGATATGGAAATGGCTAAGCCTGATCTGACCTCTGCACTTCGGGATGTCCGCCTTCAGTATGAGAATCTGGCCACCAAGAACATCCATGAAGCTGAGGAATGGTACAAATCCAAGGTCAGTTTCTATTTAagattcacttttttttctcttttctctcctccttcttcttgaGAACTTCACTAATGATTAGTGGCAAGATAATAAGCCCCAGTTAAATGCATACAGCAAACAGCATTTGATATTGATTATCCATGGTATTTAATGATCATGTTCAAGactttgtctggaacagcactccgctacctcaacactctccttgaggctaACGTTCCCTAACACAATCTGCAATTGTTTAATGACTGGCACTTGGTATTTCCTagtcagtgtggctcaaggtcactttccagaaccttcactcactgtccctcagtggtggaatgaacttccaacctcaatctggactgCAGAatgtcactattttcaaaaaacctctagacccacctcttctgtgaacacacAAATAACCTCTAAAATCACAACCCccacatccttttttttttttttttttttaaatttttttttttttaaaaaacaaaaaacttgctGACTATCTACTCTGCATACTGTTCTCTAGAAATCAGTTATAAATCTTGTgttgtagcactacttgtatcaCTCTGCTTGtattgtatttcctcatttgtaagtcactttggttgaaagtgtctgctaaatgaataaataaatgatcaacaAATGTAGTACAATATCCTATCTTTCAAAGCAGAATAAGATACATTATTTTCATAGTGTTGCAGTGGCTACAGCAGCAGTAGTTTGTAATGGCTGTTCTTTCCTACAGTGTTTGCGCACAACCTGCAGCTTTAGAGAAGTGCTTGCATTCACActggggtttatttatttttatttatttatttttttgacagCAGTTGGTAATGGGGTTTATTGGATTGAGTACAGATGGCTGATCACTGACAGATTGGCAAGCACAatattaatgagtctttattggtcatctacagtagagcacagtgaaattcttttcctttgcataccccagcctgtcaggaagttggaGTGCATGGTCACCcctgttaagggccttgcttaagggcccaacaaaggcagcttggcagtgctggggcttgaacccctgaccagtaacccagagccttaaccaccaagccaccactgcccctataTTCCATGCTTAATAGATTAGAACAAAGTTGACCTAAAACCCTGATTAGACCAAATCCTTTAGCAAGCACAACAAAGTGCTAATTAAACAGTATCTTGAAGCCAAATTGAAGCTTCTAAGTTTGCTTCTCTATTCATCTTGCTATCTGTGGTGTCATTTTCAGGGAGTAacttgtatataaatgtaaagcaGGCTTTTTCTTCCTCCAGTTTGCAGATTTGTCAGAGGCTGCTGCTCGTAACACTGAAGCCATCCGCCAGGCCAAACAGGACGCCAGTGAATATCGCCGCCAGGTGCAGGCTTTAACCTGTGAGGTGGATGCTCTTAAGGGCACTGTAAGTATGTTTCATAGTAAtacttttgtgttttaaaaaaaaaaaaaaaatgccccaTCCCAATCTCTACGTTTATGGTTAGAATGAGTCTCTGGAGCGCCAAATGGGAGAACTGGAGGACAACTTTGCCATGGAGTCATGTAGTTACCAGGACACCATCGCACGTCTGGAAGAAGAAATCCGCAACATGAAGGACGAGATGGCTCGTCACTTGCGCGAGTACCAGGACCTGCTGAATGTCAAAATGGCCCTGGACATTGAGATTGCTACCTACAGGAAGCTGCTGGAAGGAGAGGAGAGCAGGCAAGTATATTTACAACTTCAGTTTGCAGACTGCAGCTTATGTTCTCTTCTGTTTCATATTCAAAGTAGATGTTCTTTAGTTAGTTACAGGACTTGTTAACATGCTACAGTGTAACAACCTCTGTGCTTTCCTTCTACAGGATCACCACACCACTGCCTAACTTCTCCTCTTTTACTCTGAGAGGTACTGTATACTGCAGTTTCCTTGCAACCACAAAGAATTTATAGAATTTATATTGCCAAGACATCACTGTTGGACCCAGTCATGTTCAGCTACTTCTATTGGACCCGAGTATAACAAGTGATGACTGTTAGCAATGCAGTGCTGATGCAAGCGAGTACAACACTCATCAGAAAGTGTCAGATATATAGTATACTTGAATATACTTCTTAATATACTTTTGAATTTTGCACAAATATGGCATGAAACTAGTCCTCTCTCTGCAGAATCCATGATGGAAACCAAACCGCTTGTTGAGAACCTGACCAAGAAAGTGGTGATTAAGACCATAGAGACAAGAGATGGTCATGTATGTAAAAACTACAAAGCATTAACATTGCAAAACAAATacctcaaagaaaaaaatcagtaCAAAATGGTCCCCTCTTTTTCTGCTGTCTTATTACAGGTGATTAATGAGTCCAGTCAGCATCATGAAGACCTGGAGTGAACTGCATACAAAAcctttaaaagaaaagctgtgGAGGCAAGCATTGTGATATCAGTGGGTTATCTGTTTCTGTGACACTTGAACAGCTTTTGTGTGCCTTTTGCCTCTCTAGACAAATCTGCATATACAGATGTGTTTTGAGTAGAATAGAAAATGTAGGCCAATGAAAATGAGCTTTAGTCTTCCTGTTTTCCACAACTGCTATAGTTTACACTGTGCAAGTTGGACCACAGCAATAACCTTAGCTGCATTGACTTGTATTGTTTTGGGCAGCTTGACAAAGATCTAGAAGAATGAATTCctgttgtatttttaaaaatcaaacaaataaagttAACAAACACTTCTGAAaatcatgttttgtttctttaaaaacttgCTGGATAGATGGCTTGCCTTATAAAACCATCCAAAATTAATGACCAATTTAATTTGACTCCTTTCTAAATATAGTGCTCAGTATTTCTATACTTCAGTGATTGTTGCTGGGAGAGACTGCCTACAGACTTCAATGACTCTCCAAACTGTGGAACTTCCTCAGTTCTGATAGATGAAGGGATATTGATACTTAATGGTATCTAATGATTTCGGTCCTCACTCAAGGCTCAAATTTTCCTTTTCTCGCCAGCCCCCTGGTGGACAACGTGCAAAACTACACATGCACTTTATAGCACTACAGACCTTTAATCATCCTTAAAGGATACACGAGTTGCTTAAGACTTTATTGCTTTaatgtaataaacatttttttaaataggctACAAAATATTTACTGCCTGGCCCTTGGTTATAGGGTCAGAAttaaaatattgtgttaattctATATTTGGGCTATATTTTTGTCCCCAAACTGTATTTTATCCTGCATTTGTTTAAATAGCAAAACCACTTCCTGCTCCCTACTGGTTATGTCATTACTTTGCTTTAAGCTGTTGGTGCAAGCTGAAGATTTTTCAATGTGAATGACCAAACCTCAAAACAAAAGCAGTGGTTTAGCTGTGGAGTTGATATCAAATCACAAGACAAGGAAGTCAAACTATTGGTTGACAAGTGAGCACATGCTGGAGTAGTTCTGACAAAGCTCCTATAAGAGGAAGCATGGGCTGAGTTCTGCCCTGATAAAAATACTGTACACTGCTGTATAggtgagagaggagacagagctGAGTTGGTGTGTTCGTGATGGCTGGTGCTTGGAGGAGGAACAATGCATAAAAGCACAACTGTGAGTTCAGTCTTTCAGCACAGTGTTTTGCATCCTGTCCAACTGTCTCCGTCAgggttttttctcttttcttttctcagtgTCTTTGATTACTCATTCTCATCAAAATCTTCACATGATTCACTCAGTTTAACAAAGCAAAGTTAGTGGAGTCTGAGTGCAGGGGCAGCCTTGATATGGTACCTGTTGAGCATAAAGgattaagagccttgctcaagagtTTGATGATGCTGGGGTTTGACCTTCTGATCATTGTCCCAGAGCCTTAATCAGTGAGCGACCATTCAAAGGACTATTTGACAAGAGATTTATTGGCTCTCCCAAAGAGATTATCCTCAGAACATTACATTCAGGATTCTGCTTGATTATGTGCAATATTATAGTAGGCTCTTTGGCAAGTAAAAGGGAGCCTATCTTGAAACCACTTGGTTTAATTTTTCAGCTCAAGACAATTCATGCAGGggtcatggtggcttagtggtttgcatcttTGCCTTGCACGTCTGGGGTTTCAAATCccgtctctgccctgtgtgcggagctttcatgttctccttgtgcttcggGGATTTCCTCCTTCATActttgtagtctgattggcatttccaaattgtccatattgtatgaatttgtgtgtgattgtgccccacgatggactggcaccccttccagggtgtcccccaccttgtgccccatgttccctgggacaggcttcAGGGTCCGTGTGACCCAGTaaagataagtggtatggaaaatggatggatgtatagtgTGTTTAACAATAGGCCTTGTCTCAAAGCAGCCTTACAGAAATCTATAAATTCATGATCTAACTTTTAAATGTAGGAATTTATCCCttatgagcaagccagaggtgacggtgacaaagaaaaactccctgatgAGGAATAAACctggagaggaaccagacaAATGAAAATTGATTGCATTTATTGTGTGCTTATATTGTCTTAAAAGATTAAAAGCTAATAGATCAAGATAGAGAAGCAAGTCTCTGGACTGGCAAGTGTACAATATTtggcactttatttatttaaatatacttACGGTATTTTTATGCAAGATAAAAAGGAATTGTATTTGAAAATTAAAGCTTACTGATAGGAAATGCCCTTTCTATCTTTAACCCAATAGTAACTGTTCAAGATATTAGactttaagaaaaataaaataaataataatattgagtTTTATTTCTACCTATGCATTCAGTATTGTCTTAAGTCATCAAAGTTAATCAGTAAGTAATCAGTCATCAGTAAGTGTTGTAAGTATTGGTATCTTGTGAGATGGTTTTAGAAGAGCTTTGTTTTCCAGTCTATGGCTATATTTATATAGTCATTGGTGGGGGAATTTAGCAAATACATGAGTGTTTTGGGATGGTATTTAAGGACCGATAATGTACTGAAGTATCCAAAATCTCATTGCGTCTTAGAGGTAATTTCTTTAAAGCAGTGCTTTTCAATCCTGGTCCGGGGGACTCGCAGCACTGCACGTTTTCTATGTCTCTCATATCAGACACAGTTCAGTTCATGAATTTCTCTCCTAGTGAGCTGATGATCTGAATCAGATGTGTTAAATGGAGGAGACATACAAAATGTGAGGAGTGGAGGGTCCCCAGGACCAGGATTGAAAACCACTGACTGGATGTCTTTGTGTTCTTTAAAGCAAAATCTTGAAAAGCATCAAAATCAGTTTGGATAACAGAAGTCCTGAAGTCTCTTTGAGACTTGAGATTTTTCCAAATTTGAGATTCTGGTTCATAATATCACATAGCATAACATACAGTATGGCAAATGTTGTAtatgaaaaacacaagaaataaacatgagggagaccaaGGATAAGTAGTAAGTAACTTTATTGGGAATTTACATGGCTGActttattgagaattcactgggctggtgggtAGGCAATCCGAGAGCGGGGGAGAGCGGTAGGGAGAAAATGGGTGATAAAATGGGGTGAGTTCAGGGGACGTGGGATAGCCAGCTGAGGTGTACGGAGGAGAATACTCAGGACTGGCAGGTGAGAAAGTGGGAGATCAGAGCCCGGGTCAGAGAAGGCCACATCATCATCAGTCTGATAGCTGGAGGAAGTGTCAGGTAGAGGGTCCGTCTGTGTAGAAGCCTCAACACACATTTGCTGTGCGGATTCTATATCTGAGAGGTGGGGGGAACCCTGCATGTCCAGAGGGGATGCGAAGAACTTCGAGTAGCATAGTGATGTCAGCAGTGAAAGGTGCAAGCTGATAGCGAGTattcagatccaaatccagcccctccagtaaaggagatAAGGAAAAGTGATGGGAACCTAGGACACATAGAAGAGAATGAACTGTATTAGGCAGTGATATTGATGAGTTGGACTCACACTTTAAGATTaacattatgatttattattcacaGAGAAATCTAGGAGCTGGGgaggtacacacatacaaagacaAGGTCAggcatgcagacacacacacacagagaggcctatgcagacaaccacacacacacatagaagaaatgaataatattgtaaggataataaaaggagtataaggatattataaggatattatGAGGTATGGAGTACAGTAAAAGGGGTAAAATACTTGCAAGCATTATAAAATAGAAATGTAgaacaaatatgaaagaaaaagcattctaaaacagaaatgcagaacaaatatgaaagaaacTTACCCCTAATGTGCGTGAAGGTGTGGAGAATCCTCTTCTCACGAGAAACAAGTCAGGAGTGACACAGACAAAGGTCTTAATTTTTAAGAGAGAATCAAGATGGGCCGTTTATAAGGGTATTAGAGCCATGCTTGGGCTAGAGATAACGGTCGATGGGAACGGCTAGGGCGGCGAGATAACGGTCGATGGGAACGGCTAGAGCCGCAACATAACTGTCGATGGGAACGGCTAGAGCCGCAAGATAACTGTCTATGGGAATAACGGACCCCGTGAGTACAAGGTCTCTCAAAAATGTTGAGTCGTGCACGTAATGGTATTATGGGAAAGCtttttctaaacatattggtgtTTGGGTttagaaaactgtataaataaggGAGCTTCAGCTCCGGGTGTGAGATCACTTTTGAGAGTCTCAATGGtatggatctcgtgtggtggaacggaacgaaTAAACTTGGACTTgtacccttgcttcttctcactcatggctggtgtcttatttttctttctccaattgaatatgtgagtatctgtttctatgttaaatattaagtgTCTTCGGGTGATAGGCAAAATTTGAGCCTGCACAAAACATAATGTATATGTCTGAAGGTTTCTGAGAAACGTGGTGATATCTCTGTCATGGTCTGGTGCATTTCAGTCTGTAATGTAGGGGATGTGTTAAAAGTCAGTAAAAGTCATCATGCCCCATATGTGGAAAAATGGCTGATTTGTGCAACTTTGATAAGTATGAACCAAACACTGCAAGCACAATTAATGCAACCGAAATTAATACCTCTGGCCTGTTATATAGTACAATATACAATACCTATGCTgtgtttaattcaattcaattttatttgtatagcgcttttttacaatggacattgtctcaaagcagctttacagaaatatataaacactggatacagattttaaatgtgtggattaatccctattgagcaagctgttggtgatggtggcaaggaaaaactccctaagatgatatgaggaagaaaccttgagaggaaccagactcagaagggaacccatcctcatctgggtgttGATTCACAGGGCAGCTACATCCTTCCTGCATTCATGAAGTAATTCcttcattacattacatgaacacattagTCCTTCAACTGCACAttctaaatgaaataaataaataaataaataaatgaataaataacaac
This genomic window from Ictalurus punctatus breed USDA103 chromosome 1, Coco_2.0, whole genome shotgun sequence contains:
- the vim gene encoding vimentin — translated: MANRTSATTRQSSSYTRIFGNERNASTRSSYSSRQFSVPARSSRLSYSSFSAPPSIITGKNVRLRNVNLPRLTSDTLDFALSDAINIEFKANRTNEKAEMQQLNDRFVSYIEKVRFLEQQNKILSTELEQLRGKGTSRVGDLYEEEMRELRRQVEQVTSDKARVEVDRDNLAEDVERLREKLQEETLQREDAENNLQCFRQDVDNASLARLDLERKVESLQEEIIFLKKLHDEEIAELQTQIHDQHVQVDMEMAKPDLTSALRDVRLQYENLATKNIHEAEEWYKSKFADLSEAAARNTEAIRQAKQDASEYRRQVQALTCEVDALKGTNESLERQMGELEDNFAMESCSYQDTIARLEEEIRNMKDEMARHLREYQDLLNVKMALDIEIATYRKLLEGEESRITTPLPNFSSFTLRESMMETKPLVENLTKKVVIKTIETRDGHVINESSQHHEDLE